The Desulfuromonas versatilis genome has a segment encoding these proteins:
- a CDS encoding branched-chain amino acid ABC transporter permease — protein MEEFFQQLTNGLAVGGIYALIALGYTMVYGVLKLINFAHGDLFTLGAYLGLTLLTSLGLSDHVGPFTGASILALMVMGLVAIVGMLLERTAYRPLRESPRLSAVVSALGASIFLQNSIMLIYGAKFYVYPQDVLPRTTIEIFGVYIPLMRILILVVSLVMMAALYLFTQKTRVGTAIRAAAIDQGAAKLMGINVDRVIMLVFLIGPALGGSAGLMVGLYYGQINFTMGWIYGLKAFTAAILGGIGNIPGAMVGGLLLGVIEALGAAYISVAWKDAIAFVVLIAILIVRPKGLLGERVAEKI, from the coding sequence ATGGAAGAGTTTTTTCAACAGCTGACCAACGGACTGGCCGTGGGTGGGATCTACGCCCTCATCGCCCTGGGTTACACCATGGTCTACGGCGTGCTCAAGCTGATCAACTTCGCCCACGGCGACCTGTTCACCCTGGGCGCCTACCTCGGCCTGACCCTGCTGACCTCGCTGGGGCTTAGCGACCACGTCGGGCCCTTCACCGGCGCCTCGATCCTGGCGCTGATGGTCATGGGCCTGGTCGCCATCGTCGGCATGCTGCTCGAGCGCACCGCCTACCGCCCGCTGCGCGAGTCGCCGCGGCTCTCGGCGGTGGTCTCGGCGCTGGGCGCCTCGATCTTTCTGCAGAACTCGATCATGCTGATCTACGGCGCCAAGTTCTACGTCTACCCCCAGGACGTGCTGCCGCGCACCACTATCGAGATCTTCGGCGTCTACATCCCGCTGATGCGCATCCTGATCCTGGTGGTGTCGCTGGTGATGATGGCCGCCCTCTACCTGTTCACCCAGAAGACCCGCGTCGGCACCGCCATCCGCGCCGCGGCCATCGACCAGGGCGCGGCCAAGCTGATGGGGATCAACGTCGACCGGGTGATCATGCTGGTGTTTCTCATCGGCCCGGCCCTGGGCGGTTCGGCGGGGCTGATGGTCGGGCTCTATTACGGGCAGATCAACTTCACCATGGGTTGGATCTACGGGCTCAAGGCCTTCACCGCGGCGATCCTCGGCGGCATCGGCAACATCCCTGGCGCCATGGTCGGCGGGCTGTTGCTCGGGGTCATCGAGGCCCTCGGCGCAGCCTACATCTCGGTGGCCTGGAAGGACGCCATCGCCTTCGTGGTGCTGATCGCCATCCTCATCGTGCGCCCCAAGGGCTTGCTGGGAGAAAGGGTGGCCGAGAAGATATGA
- a CDS encoding branched-chain amino acid ABC transporter substrate-binding protein: MKRFLTLALALCMAAGGTGLASAKSIKIGLMAPMTGSWASEGQDMKQIVELLAKDINDKGGINGDQIEILVEDDGGDPRTASLAAQRLATQGVVAVVGTYGSSVTEASQTIYDDFQIPQVANGSTAVRLTEKGLKYFFRTCPRDDEQGRVAAGTLEKMGFKKVAVLHDNTSYAKGLAEETMALLKDKGIEVVFSDALTPGERDYNAILTKMKSAGPEAVFFTGYYPEAGLLLRQKMEMNWNVPFLGGDATNNPDLVKIAGNKAAEGFYFLSPPVPQDLPAQKAKDFLAAYQKKYGAAPGSIWAVLAGDGFLAVTAAIEGAKSTKPDDLADYMHKKMKDAQGLTGTITFNDKGDRVGEVYKVYKVDAEGKFVLQP; the protein is encoded by the coding sequence ATGAAGCGGTTTTTGACCCTGGCGCTGGCGCTGTGCATGGCGGCTGGCGGAACCGGACTGGCCTCGGCCAAGTCCATCAAGATCGGTCTCATGGCCCCCATGACCGGCTCCTGGGCCAGTGAAGGTCAGGACATGAAGCAGATCGTCGAACTGCTCGCCAAGGACATCAACGACAAGGGCGGCATCAACGGCGACCAGATCGAGATCCTGGTCGAGGACGACGGCGGCGACCCCCGCACCGCCTCGCTGGCGGCCCAGCGCCTGGCCACCCAGGGCGTGGTGGCGGTGGTCGGCACCTACGGCTCCTCGGTCACCGAGGCCAGCCAGACCATCTATGACGACTTCCAGATCCCCCAGGTGGCCAACGGCTCCACCGCCGTGCGCCTGACCGAAAAGGGGCTGAAATACTTCTTCCGCACCTGCCCCCGCGACGACGAGCAGGGACGGGTCGCCGCCGGCACCCTGGAGAAGATGGGCTTCAAGAAGGTCGCGGTGCTCCACGACAACACCAGCTACGCCAAGGGGCTGGCCGAAGAGACCATGGCCCTGCTCAAGGACAAGGGGATCGAAGTGGTCTTCAGTGACGCCCTGACCCCCGGCGAGCGCGACTACAACGCCATCCTCACCAAGATGAAGTCCGCCGGGCCCGAAGCGGTCTTCTTCACCGGCTACTACCCCGAGGCCGGCCTGCTGCTGCGCCAGAAGATGGAGATGAACTGGAACGTGCCGTTCCTCGGCGGCGACGCCACCAACAACCCCGACCTGGTCAAGATCGCCGGCAACAAGGCCGCCGAGGGCTTCTACTTCCTCAGCCCGCCGGTTCCCCAGGACCTGCCCGCGCAGAAGGCCAAGGACTTCCTCGCCGCCTACCAGAAGAAATACGGCGCCGCCCCCGGCTCCATCTGGGCCGTGCTGGCCGGCGACGGCTTCCTGGCGGTGACCGCCGCCATCGAAGGGGCCAAGTCGACCAAGCCCGACGACCTGGCCGACTACATGCACAAAAAGATGAAGGACGCGCAAGGCCTGACCGGCACCATCACCTTCAACGACAAGGGCGACCGCGTGGGCGAAGTCTACAAGGTCTACAAGGTCGACGCCGAGGGCAAGTTCGTCCTGCAGCCCTGA